From the genome of Methylocystis echinoides:
TACCGCGCCGCCCTGCAGCGCGGTCACCTTGAACGGCTTCGTGAGGCCGCAGATGCCCGGGCCCTCCAGCTCATTGGCGAGCGCAATGAAGTCTGACGGCTGCACCCGCCGTTGCGCGATGCAGGCGTTTTCCGCCTGGGTGCGCCAAGCCGGCCGCTGCGGCCGGAACGGACCGGCGCAGCCCGCCAGCGTCGCGGCGGCGAAGAGCAAGAGGAGCGTGGCGCGGCGGACCATGCCGCATAGAGTGGCGGACGGTCAGTTAAGCGAGCGTCGAAAAATTTAGTTAACCGAGAAATTTCCGAAGACTGTGGCCGCGTGACATAAGTGGCTCGTTGACGACCTGCCGGGCCGGCCTCGTCCTTCGCGACGCGCGCCTGAGCGCGCTCCTTCAGGATGAGGCCTCAGTGCACGATCAAAATGAAGAAGCCCCTCATGCTGAGGAGCCTGCGCAGCAGGCGTCTCGAAGCATCAAGGCCGCAACGCCTCCTAGAAAACGAAACGGCCGGCGTTTCCGCCGGCCGCCTTTGAGATCGTTACTGCGGGGCTCCCCCCTTGCGGGCCCGCATGAAGGATTCGAATTCTTCCCGGTCGCGGGCGCGGCGCAATTCGGCGATATGTTCGGCGAAATCACGCTCGGCTTCGGCGAGCTTGCGACGCTCTTCCTCGAGGCGGGCGAGTTCGCCTTCCCGCCATTCGTCGAAGGCGACGTTGCCGGTCGAGCGCATGAAAGACGGGCCCGCCCAGCCGCCGCTCGCGGCCTCGCGCGACACCTCGCCGAAAGCCTCCTTGACCTTGGCGCCCTGCTCGGCCGCGAAGGAGAACAGGTCGCCCTGATAGCCGAAGCTCTTGCCCCAGAGCTTGAGGAACAGCAGCGCGAGGCCGATCGGCCAGAAGATGAAGAAGCCGAGAACGATGGCCGCGACTTCGAACGGCCTCCAATGCGCGCACCCTCCCTGACGCCCCCAGGGTGAGGCGGACATTCGGGAATGATGATTGCAGCTCATAGTTGGCTCCAGTCTGATGCTCGGCCTTCGGACTTCCGGCGCCGATGTAAATGTTATACACATTCACATCGTTTTTTGCAAGGAGCGGGGCCTTGGCCGCGTTTTGCAACGAGAGGCTCGGCGGGCTCGTCTTTCGCGTCGACAAGACCCGAACCGCCGGCCTCGCGCATATCGGAACGGCCTCGCTGTCCTTCAAGACCCTTCGGATTCGCAGCTCAAAATCCAGGTGCGGTCGCAGAAGGCGACATAGAGGCGCTCCTGCCCGAGCGCGGCGCCGAGCTCGGTTGCGAGCTCGTTCAGCATGGCCTCGATCTCTTCGTCCGGGAGATCGCCGAGATAGGCGTGCACGGCCTCGCCGGTGAAAATCGCGACGGGCTCGCGGTCGGAGCCGACGCCGCCGCCCGCCTTCGGCCAAGCATAGGTGACCTCGGCGCGGGCGAACATGCCGGAAAGGGCCGGCTTGCCCGCTTCAACCCTGGACCGCATCCAGCGCTGCGCGGTGCGCACGGCCTCGGAGACGTCATAGACGCGCCCCTCCGCGTCCCAGCCCTCGCGCAGGCCTACCGTGATCCGGAAATCCCGCCGCGGCCCCTGAGAGCCGTCGACGATGCGATAATCTTTGGCGTCGCTCATCGGGCCAAGGTAAGGCGCCGACCGGGACGGGAGAAGGAAAATTCAAGCGGCCTCGGCGCTCACGTCCCCGTGGCGATTTTGACCACTCCAATTATCATGGCGCCGAGAAACGTCGCTGATAAAGCGCACGCCAGAATCGACACGATCACGCCCTCGACGTCACTTTCGCCCAACATGCCCGCCTCCCTCATTTCCTTAACAAGACATTAAGGGAAGCGCGCCCGTCTCGTGTGTGCGCCAACGCACGCGGCGGGCGTCAAGCGAACAAGCGCCGAGTTCGATTGTTGAAGAGGAGCCATCGCGCCAGATGCGAAAGCGATTGTCGCACAATCGTCTAGTAAGGAAATCAACGCTCTTGCGTCCCCGCGAGCCGGACGTTCAGAAAGAAACCGCCGGGCGCTCGATCATCTTCTATGGAGACTTTTCCTGACCGGGGAGGTATTTACATCAATTGATCTTGCTTGCGCCAGGACGCGTCGCATGGGCCTCGAAATCGTCGTCTGCCAAAATCTCACGCCGACCGTCCTGCGCCTCGCGGGGCGGATAGACAATGAAACGAGCGCGTCGCTCGCCGCGGCGATTGAGGGTACGGAGGGCGCGATCACGCTCGATATGGCTGACTGCGAATATGTCTCCAGCGCGGGACTTCGCGTGCTGCTCATCGCGCATCGCGATCTCGCCCGCAAAGGCTACGCTCTGTCGCTGGCGAATGTCTCGGCTCTGGTCTTTTCCGTATTCGAAGTCACTGGCTTGGATCAGATCCTGCGCCTCCGGAAGACGCCGCGCTCAATTTCACTCGAAGGGGCGGAACTGATTTCCGCCGGCGCATGTGGCGATTGTTATCGCCTCGACTCAGAAACGGTTGTCAAATTGTATCGTGACGGGGTCGATCCCGGCGTTGCGGAGAAAGAAAAGCAATTTGCGAAGGCTGCCTTTCTTCTCGGCATACCGACCGCCCTCTCCTACGACGTCGTCGCTTATGGAGGACGAACCGGCATCGTGTATGAGATGGTCGATGCCGAGCTTTTCAGCGCCATCATCAAAGACGACCCTCTAAACACAGCCAAATACGGGCGGATGCTTTCCGATATTGCGAAAAGCGTGCATTCGATCAAAGGCGATCCCGCGATTTTTCCGCGCATCAAGGACCAGTTTCTGGACTACATCGGGCAGACGAGCGCCTTTCTCGAGGCGTCAGACGTCGATTTTCTGCTTGAGCGTCTTCGCGCTATTCCGGATAGCGAAAATTGTGTTCATTTCGATCTCCATTCGAGCAACGTGATGATCCGAAACAGCGAGCCGATCATCATCGACATGGGGGATTTGTCTATCGGCAGCTATTTGTTCGACTTGGGCCTCATCTACATGATCTACGGGCTTCCCGAACTCGGCTTTTGCGAGTTGGTCACCAAGATGCCCTCGGATCAGGGCTTGCAATTGTGTGATAGTTTCATCTCGTCTTACTTCGCCGACAAGGGCGCTGCGGATTACGCGTTTTTTCAACAGAACCGATATTTCCTGGCGTCATTGCGGGCGATCTACACCATTACCTTCCTGCCCTACATGCGGTCGCGAATGATCGAGGTGGTGCGAGACGCGCTCTTGCCGAAGATGCGCTCCAGTTTGTAAGCCTTCTCAATTGTTCGGCAGAGAGGGTTCGCTTCGAGATCAACTAATCGGGCGGAGCCGCCGGGCGTTCCTTTGGCAGCCGAAGCCTAGGGGTTGAAAAGCGAGCCCGAGTGGCCATCTAGGAAGGGCTTTGGGTGCGGGCTGAGGTCCCCCTGGGGGTCGCCCTGCCGGACGCGTAAAGAGGATAGGCGAAAATGCATGTGACGATCGAACAGGCAGAAAAGGCCATTGAGGCCGCGAGGAAGCGCGCTCTCGAACTCAATACGCAGATGTGCATCGCCATTGTCGATTCCGGCGCTAATCTCAAGGCCTTTTATCGCATGGACGACGCTTGGGTGGGCAGCATAGACATCGCGATGAAGAAAGCGAAAACGGCAGTCTTCTTCGGCATGCCGACCGGTCAGATCGGCAAGCTCTCGCAGCCCGGCGGCCCGCTCTACGCGATCGAACAGTCAAACGACGGGCTTATAACTTTTCCGGGCGGCCTTCCCATCGTGGACGTCGATGGGGTCATGATCGGCGCAATCGGCGTGTCGGGCAGCTCGGTCGAGAATGATCATGCCGTCGCGCAGGCCGGCGGCGGCGCCATCGGCGTTTGCGATCTACCGGAACATCCTTGGCGGACCTGAGATCAACTGCGCTCTCTCACTAAGAGGAAGAGCTCGCTCGACGGCGCGGCGATCAGGCCGCGCCTGTCACCCTATGCCGCCCAGCAAGACGGCGTACAGGGCCATCGATGCGCCGTACAACAAAATGACGAGCGCGTATCCGGCGATGTTCCATCCTGTCGATGCGTCCGGCTTCATCCACCACTCGAGCTTGTTGAACGCCCAAGGCGCGATCCACCAGCCCAGGAGCTGCGTGCTGATGAGATTCCCGATGAACAGACTCAGCCAGGGCGGGGCGTGGCGGGCGTCCAACAAAGGACCTCCGATAAAGTAACCCCAAAGGTAAACGACCGGATACAGCACGAGCAGGACAACCATGTTCTGCTTCATGATCACATGCTTGTCCTCGGGAGCACGATCGTCGGGAGAAAACCAGAAATCAAAACCATAATTGTTTCGACGCACGGTCATGCTGCGCTGAAATTTATCCCCCTTCATGAGAAGAGCGGCCCTTTCGGAAGAGTTGAGCCAATTCTCGAGGTTGGCGTCGCAGTCAAAGGCGACAATTGTAACCCAACTGCTTTGAACGCCTGGCAAGGGTCTTTCAATTTTGTGGCGCAAGAAACCCTTGAACCTGGCTTCGGCCGCCTGGATATCATGTTGCCAGGACAGAAAGACGCCTTCGTCTTCCGGCTCAACGCGGTGTGAAATCATCACGGAAGCCACGCGGGCTTGCCCGCGGCTCGTATCCGAGAGCAGCTGAAGATCTTCCTGACCCACCACATATTGCCGGGCATCGGCAAGAAGGATCGCCCGTTCGCCGCTCTGCAGCCATAAGCGGGCAGATTCGGCGGAAGAAAAATACTCGATTTCGATCCAGTCAACCTGAGTTGGAGGGTTCGGCGCCACCACCTCCTGACGGGTAAAGCCCGGCCAGTTCCGCAACCTCGTGGCGATCCGAGACAACAGCATGGCGTAGGTTTCGCTGTCGGCGTCCGCGATTCGCTGCTGGATCACCAGCGCGACGGGGCCGTCAGTGGGGGAGCATTCCCTTGGCGTCATCGAAATCCTGGTCCGACTAATCCTGACAGCGGAGGCGTTCCGGCGATTTCCCTGCCTAGCCGGAAGATTGTCGGAGAGACGAAATCAATTGCGAACTGTTCTTGGTCTCGCTTGCCCCAATGATCAGAATCCCATGCTCTTCCCAACGTCCTACTCAAAAAGCCGGGAGCGCGTGGTCAAACCCGAAACGCGCCACGACCCCTAGAAAGAACGCGGCGAAAATGGTGAGCGCGGCCGTCCCGACGGAGACGGTGGCGCGAAGACCGGCCGGTTTGAACAAGCTGCTGCTGACGACGGCCATTTTGACCTCTCGGAGAGAAATAAGCATCACCGTAATTGGTGGACGCTCTTATCATTAACCAAGCGCTCGAATCCTGCAACCGGGCCAAGGCCGCCATCTCTTTGAAGCGCGTTGATTGAGCATTGGAACAATTGGATTTTTGTCAGGGTATGTTATCAACAAGAAAAGCGGAGGAATGAAATGCTGCACTGGCTCGACGGAAAAAGGGGCGTCTTTGCATTCGTCGTCGTGTTCATTGGCCTCTCGATAGTAGGCGGCTGGGCGTATCTGTTTGAAACGCTGCCCGGCGGAGTTTGGCACAGGAACCGCATCACGGGCGCGACATGCTATCGGACGGTCCACTGCTGGACCGCCGCGAGCGATCCTTTTGGGAAGGGATTGAAACTTCCGGCGGAGCCCTTCGGCAAATTGAGCGAATAGGCCTTTCCGCGGACTATTGCGCTCCTACGCGACGATCGACGTCGCGAACGATTCGGGAATGTGAATAAGAGTCTGCGCATTGGAGCGGCCATGCCCCATCCCCCGGAGGGTTACTTCACCCGAGGCGTCGACGCCGATCCCGAACTCGCCGACCTGATCAAGGGCGAGCTTTCGCGTCAGCGCGAGGGAATCGAGCTGATCGCCTCTGAAAACATCGTCTCGCGCCTGGTGCTGGAAGCGCAAGGCTCGGCGCTCACCAACAAGACGGTCGAGGGGGCGCCTTACGCGCGCTATTACGGCGGCGCTCAATTCGCCGACGCCATCGAAAGCCTCGCCGTCGCGCGCGCCAAAAGACTTTTCGGCTGCCGCTTCGCCAATGTGCAGCCGCATTCGGGCTCGAACGCCAACGCCGGCGTGTTTCTTGGCCTCCTCGACCTCGGCGATCCGATCCTCTCCATGAATGTCGCGGCGGGCGGGCATATCAGCCATGGCCATCCCGCGACGCTGACCGGACGCGACTACAAGATTGCCCATTACGGCGTGAACCGCGTCACGGAGACGATCGACCTCGGCGAGGTGCGCGACCTCGCTCGCAAGACGCGCCCGCGGATGATCGTCGCCGGCGGCTCCGCCTATCCGCGGGCGATCGACTTCGCGGGTCTGCGCGCCATTGCGGATGAGGTCGGCGCCTTTCTTCTCGTCGACATGGCGCATTTCGCGGGGCTCGTCGCCACAGGACTCTATCCGCACCCCTTTCCGCACGCCCATGTCGTGACGACGACGACCTACAAATCCCTGCGCGGCGCGCGCGGCGGCCTGGTTTTGTGGAACGACGACGCCTTGTCGAGCCGCATCAACGCCGGGATCTTTCCGGGCGTTCAGGGCTCGGTGATGCTGCACGCCGTCGCCGGCAAGGCGGCCTGCCTCGGCGAGGCGCTGCGCCCCGACTTTCGCGCCTATAACGAAGCCGTGCTCGACAACGCGCGCACGCTTGCCCATGCTTTGGACGCGGCAGGCCTGCGCATCGTCGCCGGCGGCACGGATATGGGGCTGATCCTCGTCGATCTGTCGGCGACCGGCGTCACCGGCGACGTCGCCGCCAAAGCGCTCGAGACGGCCGGTCTCGCGGTCAACAAGAATCTGATCCCCTTCGATCCGCGGCCGCCCGAGGCGCCCTCCGGCCTGCGGCTGTCCAGCAACGCCGGCACGACGCGCGGCTTCGGCCCCGCCGAATTCCGGCAGATCGGCGCGTGGATTGCAGGCGTCGTCGCCGATCCCACAAACCGCTCGCTCATCGCCGCGGCGCGCGACGACGTGCTGGCGCTTTGCCGGGCGTTTCCTATTTACTGACGAGACTTGTCAAACTGCGGCGGTCATGGCTCTCGAACTCTCGGCGCGTATCGTTCAGTCCCTCGAAAGCGTCGGCGCCGCTGCATGGGACGCCTGCGCCAACCCACGGGGCGCGCCCCATAATCCCTTCGTCTCCTACGCCTTCCTCCAGGCGCTCGAACGCTCCGGCTCCGTGGGGCGCAAGACCGGCTGGGCGCCCGTTCACGTGCTGGTCGAGGACGCGACTGGGCGTCTCGTCGCCTGCGCGCCGACCTATCTCAAGTCGCACAGTCTCGGCGAATATGTGTTCGACCAAGGCTGGGCGCAGGCCTATGAGCGCGCGGGCGGGCGCTATTATCCCAAGCTTCAGGTCGCGTCGCCCTTCACGCCCGTCACCGGGCGACGGCTGCTCGTCGCAGACGGCGCGCCCCACGGCGCTTCGGCGGCTTTGATCGGCGCGCTGCGCGGCCTGCGACAGGCCCTGGAAGCGTCGTCGCTGCACATCGCCTTCGCGACGCCGTCAGAGGCCGAGACTCTGCGCGCCGCGGGCTTTACGCTGCGCGCCGGCGAACAATTCCATTTCACCAACGAAGACTATCGCGACTTCGATGATTTTCTCGACGCGCTGGCGAGCCGCAAGCGCAAGGCGATCCGTCGGGAAAGACGCGAGGCGCAAACCGGCCTCGTCATCGAGCGTCTCGCCGGCGCCGAAATAAAGCCCGCGCATTGGGACGCTTTCTTCGCCTTTTACATGGACACCGGCGCGCGTAAATGGGGCCGGCCCTATCTCACACGCGCATTCTTCGACATGATCGGCGAGACGATGGCGGAGCGCCTCCTGCTGGTGATGGCGCGCGAAAACGGCGCGCCTATCGCCGGCGCGATCAATTTTCTGGGCGACGACGCCATTTACGGCCGCAACTGGGGCGCGCTCGTCGAGCGACCCTTTCTGCATTTCGAGGTCTGCTATTATCAGGCGATCGAACATGCGATCGCCCATGGCTACAAGCGCGTCGAGGCGGGCGCGCAGGGCGAGCACAAGCTTGCGCGGGGCTATCGTCCGGTTCTCACCTGGTCGGCGCATGACTTCGCCGACAAGGGCTTTGGCGCCGCCATCGCCGACTATTGCCGGCGCGAGCGCCTCGAGGTCGACGCCATGATCGCCGAGCAGGAAGCCGCGCTGCCGTTCCGCAACGACGTGAAAGAGACAAGGGAGAAGACGCCATCATGAGCGAGACGCAACGACCGCCGCTGCCGCCCTTCACGCGCGAAACCGCGATCCAGAAAGTGCGCATGGCCGAGGACGCCTGGAACACGCGCGATCCCGAGCGCGTCTCGCTCGCCTATACGATCGACAGCCGTTGGCGCAATCGCGCCGAGTTTCCGGTCGGGCGCGGGCAAATCGTCGAATTTCTGACGCGCAAATGGGCGCGCGAGCTCGATTATCGCCTCATCAAGGAACTGTGGGCCTGCGCCGACAATCGCATCGCCGTGCGCTTCGCCTACGAATGGCGCGACGATTCGGGCAACTGGTTTCGCTCGCATGGCAACGAGAATTGGGAGTTCGACGAAAACGGTCTGATGCGCCTGCGCTTCGCGAGCATCAACGACCAGCCGATCAGCGAAGCCGAGCGCAAATATCGCTGGCCGCTCGGCCCGCGTCCCAAGGACCATCCCGGCCTCTCCGACCTCGGCCTGTGATTTGACGGGCGAGCG
Proteins encoded in this window:
- a CDS encoding nuclear transport factor 2 family protein, whose amino-acid sequence is MSETQRPPLPPFTRETAIQKVRMAEDAWNTRDPERVSLAYTIDSRWRNRAEFPVGRGQIVEFLTRKWARELDYRLIKELWACADNRIAVRFAYEWRDDSGNWFRSHGNENWEFDENGLMRLRFASINDQPISEAERKYRWPLGPRPKDHPGLSDLGL
- a CDS encoding heme-binding protein, whose product is MHVTIEQAEKAIEAARKRALELNTQMCIAIVDSGANLKAFYRMDDAWVGSIDIAMKKAKTAVFFGMPTGQIGKLSQPGGPLYAIEQSNDGLITFPGGLPIVDVDGVMIGAIGVSGSSVENDHAVAQAGGGAIGVCDLPEHPWRT
- a CDS encoding DUF2852 domain-containing protein; translation: MSCNHHSRMSASPWGRQGGCAHWRPFEVAAIVLGFFIFWPIGLALLFLKLWGKSFGYQGDLFSFAAEQGAKVKEAFGEVSREAASGGWAGPSFMRSTGNVAFDEWREGELARLEEERRKLAEAERDFAEHIAELRRARDREEFESFMRARKGGAPQ
- a CDS encoding STAS domain-containing protein; amino-acid sequence: MGLEIVVCQNLTPTVLRLAGRIDNETSASLAAAIEGTEGAITLDMADCEYVSSAGLRVLLIAHRDLARKGYALSLANVSALVFSVFEVTGLDQILRLRKTPRSISLEGAELISAGACGDCYRLDSETVVKLYRDGVDPGVAEKEKQFAKAAFLLGIPTALSYDVVAYGGRTGIVYEMVDAELFSAIIKDDPLNTAKYGRMLSDIAKSVHSIKGDPAIFPRIKDQFLDYIGQTSAFLEASDVDFLLERLRAIPDSENCVHFDLHSSNVMIRNSEPIIIDMGDLSIGSYLFDLGLIYMIYGLPELGFCELVTKMPSDQGLQLCDSFISSYFADKGAADYAFFQQNRYFLASLRAIYTITFLPYMRSRMIEVVRDALLPKMRSSL
- a CDS encoding antibiotic biosynthesis monooxygenase; translated protein: MTPRECSPTDGPVALVIQQRIADADSETYAMLLSRIATRLRNWPGFTRQEVVAPNPPTQVDWIEIEYFSSAESARLWLQSGERAILLADARQYVVGQEDLQLLSDTSRGQARVASVMISHRVEPEDEGVFLSWQHDIQAAEARFKGFLRHKIERPLPGVQSSWVTIVAFDCDANLENWLNSSERAALLMKGDKFQRSMTVRRNNYGFDFWFSPDDRAPEDKHVIMKQNMVVLLVLYPVVYLWGYFIGGPLLDARHAPPWLSLFIGNLISTQLLGWWIAPWAFNKLEWWMKPDASTGWNIAGYALVILLYGASMALYAVLLGGIG
- the glyA gene encoding serine hydroxymethyltransferase, coding for MPHPPEGYFTRGVDADPELADLIKGELSRQREGIELIASENIVSRLVLEAQGSALTNKTVEGAPYARYYGGAQFADAIESLAVARAKRLFGCRFANVQPHSGSNANAGVFLGLLDLGDPILSMNVAAGGHISHGHPATLTGRDYKIAHYGVNRVTETIDLGEVRDLARKTRPRMIVAGGSAYPRAIDFAGLRAIADEVGAFLLVDMAHFAGLVATGLYPHPFPHAHVVTTTTYKSLRGARGGLVLWNDDALSSRINAGIFPGVQGSVMLHAVAGKAACLGEALRPDFRAYNEAVLDNARTLAHALDAAGLRIVAGGTDMGLILVDLSATGVTGDVAAKALETAGLAVNKNLIPFDPRPPEAPSGLRLSSNAGTTRGFGPAEFRQIGAWIAGVVADPTNRSLIAAARDDVLALCRAFPIY
- a CDS encoding GNAT family N-acetyltransferase — protein: MALELSARIVQSLESVGAAAWDACANPRGAPHNPFVSYAFLQALERSGSVGRKTGWAPVHVLVEDATGRLVACAPTYLKSHSLGEYVFDQGWAQAYERAGGRYYPKLQVASPFTPVTGRRLLVADGAPHGASAALIGALRGLRQALEASSLHIAFATPSEAETLRAAGFTLRAGEQFHFTNEDYRDFDDFLDALASRKRKAIRRERREAQTGLVIERLAGAEIKPAHWDAFFAFYMDTGARKWGRPYLTRAFFDMIGETMAERLLLVMARENGAPIAGAINFLGDDAIYGRNWGALVERPFLHFEVCYYQAIEHAIAHGYKRVEAGAQGEHKLARGYRPVLTWSAHDFADKGFGAAIADYCRRERLEVDAMIAEQEAALPFRNDVKETREKTPS